A genome region from Halorubellus sp. JP-L1 includes the following:
- a CDS encoding non-histone chromosomal MC1 family protein — protein MVREDGKRNFALRNQSGEETSVFSGNTPRQAALKAARRLEPAQGESNADKTELRLREKGTDKVHIYDGWAWNEQAPDDKPDWMPNEITEANVSKKRIEHLEE, from the coding sequence ATGGTACGTGAAGATGGCAAGCGCAATTTCGCGCTCCGAAACCAGAGTGGCGAGGAAACCAGCGTGTTCTCCGGGAACACGCCACGACAGGCAGCACTGAAGGCGGCGCGGCGACTCGAACCCGCACAGGGCGAATCGAACGCCGACAAGACCGAACTCCGCCTCCGCGAGAAAGGCACCGACAAAGTCCACATCTACGACGGCTGGGCCTGGAACGAGCAAGCCCCCGACGACAAGCCCGACTGGATGCCCAACGAGATCACGGAGGCGAACGTCTCGAAGAAGCGCATCGAGCACCTCGAAGAATAA
- a CDS encoding quinone-dependent dihydroorotate dehydrogenase: protein MSVYDVARPLLFSLPAETAHGLVHGGLRAVGGTPVASVLARRFVVDDERLATTAFGESFPNPVGVAAGFDKNATVVPGLASLGFGFVEVGGVTAEAQPGNPRPRMFRLREDEAIVNRMGLNNEGADAVGRRLREDVDAAVPVGVNLAKSESASMAEAPSDYRYTYERVAEGGDFFVVNVSCPNSEGFRDLQNKDELAAIFRELVDAGASPLLVKLSPDLPEPAVEDALDLVDEFDLDGVVAVNTTTDRPESLSSPNARETGGLSGKPIEDASTRLVRFVAERTDVPVVGVGGVSDAAGAYAKIRSGASLVQLYTALVYEGPSLAREINRGLLELLERDGFDSVADAVGADL from the coding sequence ATGAGCGTGTACGACGTGGCGCGACCGCTGTTGTTCTCGCTGCCGGCGGAGACGGCACACGGACTGGTTCACGGGGGGTTGCGCGCGGTGGGAGGGACGCCAGTCGCGTCCGTGCTCGCGCGGCGGTTCGTCGTGGACGACGAGCGCCTGGCGACGACGGCGTTCGGGGAGTCGTTCCCGAACCCGGTGGGGGTGGCTGCGGGGTTCGACAAGAACGCGACGGTCGTTCCGGGACTCGCGTCGCTGGGGTTCGGGTTCGTGGAGGTCGGTGGGGTGACGGCGGAGGCGCAGCCGGGGAACCCGCGACCGCGGATGTTCCGCTTGCGCGAGGACGAGGCGATCGTGAACCGGATGGGGTTGAACAACGAGGGCGCGGACGCCGTGGGGCGTCGCCTCCGCGAGGACGTGGACGCGGCCGTGCCCGTGGGCGTGAACCTCGCGAAGTCAGAGTCGGCGTCGATGGCGGAAGCGCCGTCGGACTACCGGTACACGTACGAGCGCGTCGCCGAAGGCGGGGACTTCTTCGTGGTGAACGTCTCGTGTCCGAACTCGGAGGGGTTCCGGGACCTCCAGAACAAGGACGAGCTGGCGGCGATCTTCCGCGAGCTCGTCGACGCGGGCGCGAGTCCGCTCCTCGTGAAGCTCTCCCCGGACCTCCCGGAGCCGGCGGTCGAGGACGCGCTCGACCTCGTCGACGAGTTCGACCTGGACGGCGTCGTCGCGGTGAACACGACGACCGATCGTCCCGAGTCGCTATCCAGTCCGAATGCGAGGGAGACGGGTGGCCTGTCGGGCAAACCCATCGAGGACGCGTCGACGCGACTCGTGCGGTTCGTCGCTGAACGCACCGACGTCCCCGTGGTCGGGGTCGGTGGCGTGTCGGACGCCGCGGGCGCGTACGCGAAGATCCGTTCGGGCGCGTCGCTCGTCCAGTTGTACACGGCGCTCGTCTACGAGGGGCCGTCGCTCGCGCGAGAGATCAATCGCGGACTCCTCGAGTTGCTCGAACGCGACGGGTTCGACTCGGTCGCGGACGCGGTCGGCGCGGACCTCTAG
- a CDS encoding ATP-dependent DNA helicase: MRFFPYEEPYANQREAMDRIYNALSRGQDVLFEGACGTGKTLSALVPALEYAREAEKTVVITTDVHQQMRQFITEASAITREEAIRAVVFKGKASMCHIDVGYEECQALRDTSRDLVEKREDVEQLEERQEELLEEVKEGDDGSQAAQEAQEARSAVINEIQSLQGAIEDVDDANVCDHYLQNLTADTDGFYEWLFDDVRTPEEIFEQAGSQGFCGYELLKEGIEGVDLVVANYHHLLDPMIREQFFRWLGRDPSEVITVFDEAHNVEDAARDHATRTLTEQSLDSALGELEEEDDARADRAANVLGAFRDALVETYEDGLAFGERERVGEDWHDVTIASEDGRDDLTLSFLQGYTGQGYQQDLEAAVQLGQELDERYEEAYKRGEATTRQDCQTLAAARFVGSWMQESTDQGKYPVAAVRRDQGTDDVYGRVELYTCIPQEVTSELFQETHANVLMSATLQPFGIAGEVLGLQNPVEMEYGLAFPAERRRTFAVGTPALFASKRDEAAVQERYGETLADVVRFTPGNTLAFFPNYAEAKRYATRLRQDPDVDSTVYLDEAGVSAEDARAAFTSDDDAVLLTSLWGTLAEGVSFDGDDARSVVVVGVPYPHLDDRAEAVQRAYGEEFGDRDPEQDGWRYAVEIPTVRKTRQALGRVIRSPEDFGVRVLMDERYTARSEQEMGKYSVHDTFPGHEREEMVDIGPTKLKFAMLNFYQDMDAYGDSGPPAP; encoded by the coding sequence ATGCGCTTCTTTCCCTACGAGGAGCCGTACGCGAACCAGCGCGAGGCGATGGACCGCATCTACAACGCCCTCAGTCGCGGGCAGGACGTCCTCTTCGAGGGAGCCTGTGGGACGGGGAAGACGCTCTCGGCGCTCGTGCCGGCCCTGGAGTACGCGCGGGAGGCGGAGAAGACGGTGGTCATCACGACGGACGTCCATCAGCAGATGCGTCAGTTCATCACGGAGGCGAGTGCGATCACGCGCGAGGAGGCGATCCGCGCGGTCGTGTTCAAGGGGAAGGCGTCGATGTGCCACATCGACGTCGGGTACGAGGAGTGCCAGGCGTTGCGGGATACGTCTCGCGACCTCGTGGAGAAGCGCGAGGACGTCGAGCAGCTCGAGGAGCGCCAGGAGGAGCTGCTGGAGGAAGTCAAGGAGGGCGACGACGGCTCGCAGGCGGCCCAGGAGGCTCAGGAGGCGCGGTCGGCAGTCATCAACGAGATCCAGTCCTTGCAGGGCGCGATCGAGGACGTCGACGACGCGAACGTCTGCGATCACTACCTCCAGAACCTGACTGCTGACACGGACGGCTTCTACGAGTGGCTGTTCGACGACGTGCGGACGCCCGAGGAGATCTTCGAGCAGGCGGGCTCGCAGGGCTTTTGCGGGTACGAGCTCCTGAAGGAGGGCATCGAGGGCGTGGACCTCGTCGTCGCGAACTACCATCACCTTCTGGACCCGATGATCCGCGAGCAGTTCTTCCGGTGGCTCGGCCGGGACCCCTCGGAGGTCATCACGGTGTTCGACGAGGCGCACAACGTGGAGGATGCGGCGCGCGACCACGCGACGCGGACGTTGACCGAGCAGTCCCTGGATAGCGCGCTTGGCGAGCTCGAGGAGGAGGACGACGCGCGCGCCGATCGGGCGGCGAACGTCCTGGGGGCGTTCCGGGATGCGCTCGTGGAGACGTACGAGGACGGGCTGGCGTTCGGGGAGCGCGAGCGCGTCGGCGAGGACTGGCACGACGTCACGATCGCGAGCGAGGACGGCCGCGACGACCTCACGCTATCCTTCCTCCAGGGATACACGGGTCAGGGCTACCAGCAGGACCTGGAGGCGGCGGTCCAGCTCGGGCAGGAGTTAGACGAGCGGTACGAGGAGGCGTACAAGCGCGGGGAGGCGACGACGCGCCAGGACTGCCAGACGCTCGCGGCGGCGCGGTTCGTGGGGTCGTGGATGCAGGAGTCGACGGACCAGGGGAAGTACCCGGTCGCGGCGGTGCGTCGCGACCAGGGGACCGACGACGTGTACGGGCGCGTGGAGTTGTACACGTGCATTCCCCAGGAGGTGACGAGCGAGTTGTTCCAGGAGACGCACGCGAACGTCCTGATGAGCGCGACCCTCCAGCCGTTCGGGATTGCCGGCGAGGTCCTGGGGTTACAGAATCCGGTGGAGATGGAGTACGGGCTGGCGTTCCCCGCGGAGCGCCGCCGGACGTTCGCGGTTGGGACGCCGGCGTTGTTCGCGAGCAAGCGCGACGAGGCGGCGGTCCAGGAGCGTTACGGGGAGACGCTCGCGGACGTGGTGCGGTTCACGCCGGGGAACACGCTGGCGTTCTTCCCGAACTACGCGGAGGCGAAGCGGTACGCGACGCGCCTCCGTCAGGATCCGGACGTGGATTCGACGGTGTATCTGGACGAGGCGGGCGTGAGCGCGGAGGACGCGCGCGCTGCGTTCACGAGCGACGACGACGCGGTCCTCCTGACGTCGCTGTGGGGTACCTTGGCGGAGGGCGTGAGTTTCGACGGCGACGACGCGCGGTCCGTCGTGGTCGTCGGCGTCCCCTACCCGCACCTGGACGACCGCGCGGAGGCGGTCCAGCGCGCGTACGGCGAGGAGTTCGGCGACCGCGACCCCGAACAGGACGGCTGGCGGTACGCGGTGGAGATTCCGACGGTCCGGAAGACCCGGCAGGCGCTCGGGCGCGTCATCCGGTCGCCGGAGGACTTCGGCGTGCGCGTCCTCATGGACGAGCGCTACACGGCCCGGAGCGAGCAGGAGATGGGGAAGTACAGCGTCCACGACACGTTCCCCGGCCACGAGCGCGAGGAGATGGTCGACATCGGCCCGACGAAACTCAAGTTCGCGATGCTGAACTTTTACCAAGACATGGACGCGTACGGCGATTCGGGGCCGCCAGCGCCCTGA
- a CDS encoding sensor histidine kinase: MRSLPGETLVFGLYVAVFAVASVACVASSRRLRAVDDADTRRGLRALLLTSGGWAAANAAFLALPTLSLKLAAYTVGLVLGFATVGAWLYFCSAYTGRAYHRNPTYRRVAVFVFVVVVAVKVTNPLHAGYFTTTTVATPFPHVAVASGTLHWVAMGLSYALAFVGYFMLLDRFTEVDMDTRALSALLAATALPVVLDVAAVTTPVLVEIGYEPIGVAVFAVGVAYAYIEKFEAVRFAAERDVPTIALDRDGRVRDANRAATTYFPALESARGDPLDAVLPEVAARIDAGEDDVVSVDVDGSTRHYRVTATPYGTGGAGTGHAVVLTDVTDRERYRRELERQNARLESFASVVSHDLRNPLNVAQGELELLRDRLADGAVDEADAVDGLDGIETALDRMNALIDEILALARNGDPVEDPVDVHLSTLATDCWRFVDTGNAELVVADDLAFAGDPDRLKRLFENLIRNACDHAGDDVTLTIGTLADGFYVEDDGPGIPESDRETVFEPGYTTDADGTGFGLAIVAEIADAHGWTVTATESADGGARFEFTGVHVVATETERATTPPDRTTPDLTTDSPPR; this comes from the coding sequence CTGCGCTCCCTCCCCGGAGAAACCCTCGTGTTCGGGCTCTACGTCGCGGTCTTCGCCGTCGCGAGCGTCGCGTGCGTCGCGAGCAGCCGCCGGCTCCGCGCCGTCGACGACGCCGACACGCGACGCGGCCTCCGCGCCCTCCTCCTCACCAGCGGCGGCTGGGCGGCCGCCAACGCCGCCTTCCTCGCGCTCCCGACGCTCTCCCTCAAGCTCGCCGCGTACACCGTCGGCCTCGTCCTCGGGTTCGCGACCGTCGGAGCGTGGCTGTACTTCTGCTCCGCGTACACCGGCCGCGCCTACCACCGCAACCCGACGTACCGGCGCGTCGCCGTCTTCGTCTTCGTCGTCGTCGTCGCCGTGAAGGTCACGAACCCACTCCACGCCGGCTACTTCACCACGACGACCGTCGCGACGCCGTTCCCGCACGTCGCCGTCGCCAGCGGCACCCTCCACTGGGTCGCGATGGGGCTGTCGTACGCGCTCGCGTTCGTCGGCTACTTCATGCTCCTCGACCGCTTCACCGAAGTCGACATGGACACGCGCGCGCTCTCCGCGCTCCTCGCCGCCACCGCACTCCCCGTCGTCCTCGACGTCGCCGCCGTCACCACTCCCGTCCTCGTTGAGATCGGGTACGAACCCATCGGCGTCGCCGTCTTCGCCGTCGGCGTCGCGTACGCGTACATCGAGAAGTTCGAGGCCGTCAGGTTCGCCGCCGAACGCGACGTCCCCACCATCGCACTCGACCGCGACGGCCGCGTCCGGGACGCCAACCGCGCCGCCACCACGTACTTCCCCGCCCTCGAGAGCGCACGCGGCGACCCCCTCGACGCCGTCCTCCCCGAGGTCGCCGCCCGAATCGACGCCGGCGAAGACGACGTCGTCTCCGTCGACGTCGACGGCAGCACCCGACACTACCGCGTCACCGCGACCCCCTACGGGACGGGCGGCGCCGGCACCGGGCACGCCGTCGTCCTGACAGACGTGACCGACCGCGAACGCTACCGGCGCGAACTCGAACGACAGAACGCGCGCCTCGAATCCTTCGCCAGCGTCGTCAGCCACGACCTCCGCAACCCCCTCAACGTCGCCCAGGGCGAACTCGAACTCCTCCGCGACCGACTCGCCGACGGCGCCGTCGACGAGGCAGACGCCGTCGACGGCCTCGACGGCATCGAGACGGCTCTCGACCGCATGAACGCCCTCATCGACGAGATCCTCGCGCTCGCCCGCAACGGCGACCCCGTCGAGGACCCCGTCGACGTCCACCTCTCGACGCTCGCGACCGACTGCTGGCGGTTCGTCGACACCGGCAACGCCGAACTCGTCGTCGCCGACGACCTCGCGTTCGCAGGCGACCCAGACCGCCTCAAGCGACTGTTCGAGAACCTCATCCGGAACGCCTGCGACCACGCCGGCGACGACGTCACCCTCACCATCGGGACGCTCGCCGACGGGTTCTACGTCGAAGACGACGGCCCCGGCATCCCCGAATCCGACCGCGAGACCGTCTTCGAACCCGGATACACGACCGACGCCGACGGCACCGGCTTCGGGCTCGCCATCGTCGCCGAAATCGCCGACGCCCACGGCTGGACCGTCACCGCAACCGAGAGCGCCGACGGCGGCGCCCGCTTCGAGTTCACCGGCGTCCACGTCGTCGCAACCGAAACCGAACGCGCGACCACCCCGCCCGACAGGACCACCCCCGACCTCACGACCGACAGCCCGCCACGCTAA
- a CDS encoding 2'-5' RNA ligase family protein — MYSLNVPVPGRVRRLASDLHPHLVDFATYPSDHTLLAKRLDASTPSDRHRVQRQVRDALAGMPPFAVRVTGIDYFEDPTSGTGPVVYLAVESPGLREVHDRLVDALGSIDGLGGDDYVPHVTIARDGPMAAADAAADVDVDPIEWTVDRLQFYDAHLEEPAGEIRLPA; from the coding sequence GTGTACAGCCTGAACGTCCCCGTTCCGGGACGCGTTCGCCGGCTCGCGAGCGACCTCCATCCCCATCTCGTCGACTTCGCGACGTACCCCAGCGACCACACGCTCCTCGCGAAGCGCCTCGACGCCAGCACGCCCAGCGACCGCCACCGCGTCCAGCGCCAGGTTCGGGACGCCCTCGCCGGCATGCCGCCGTTCGCCGTCCGCGTCACCGGCATCGACTACTTCGAGGACCCGACCTCCGGCACCGGCCCCGTCGTCTACCTCGCCGTCGAATCACCCGGTCTGCGGGAGGTCCACGACCGCCTCGTCGACGCACTCGGGAGCATCGACGGCCTCGGCGGCGACGACTACGTCCCGCACGTCACGATCGCCCGCGACGGCCCGATGGCGGCCGCCGACGCCGCTGCCGACGTCGACGTCGACCCGATCGAGTGGACCGTCGACCGCCTCCAGTTCTACGACGCACACCTCGAAGAACCCGCGGGGGAGATACGACTCCCCGCGTAG
- the argG gene encoding argininosuccinate synthase: MTHDDTTHDDAATTDAQHTTDSDYAAANLDTTHVTKVDGGTVALAFSGGLDTTVCVPLLEDLYGYDEVVGVTVDVGQPAEEFAEAEETAAALDLEHYVVDAKDEFADLCFESVTANATYQGYPLGTALARPVIAEAIAEVAADVGADAVAHGCTGKGNDQLRFEAVWRDTDLDVVAPVRELGLTREFEQAYAAELDLPVEGGNEGDWSIDTNLWSRSVEGKDLEDPAYVPPEEIYDWTTEPGTVTEPTLVQVGFADGLPTGVSVLEGPESVQETAAEAVTEAGDADEATTAVASGEPVATIEFLNALAGAYGVGRTDMMEDRMLGLKVRENYEHPAASVLHAAHEALEGLVLTKDERDFKATVDDEWSQKAYEGLVHSPLSAALGGFLDVVSEKTEGTVTVKLAAGQARAVGRDSEHAVYSESAASFDTSTVDGIEQADATGVAKYHGFQDRLANSTSTTSESEESTDETTITADD, from the coding sequence ATGACACACGACGATACTACGCACGACGACGCGGCGACGACGGACGCACAGCACACGACCGACTCGGACTACGCAGCAGCGAATCTCGACACGACCCACGTAACGAAAGTCGACGGCGGCACGGTCGCGCTCGCGTTCTCGGGCGGCCTCGACACGACGGTCTGCGTCCCGCTCCTCGAGGACCTCTACGGGTACGACGAGGTCGTCGGCGTCACGGTCGACGTCGGCCAGCCAGCCGAGGAGTTCGCGGAGGCCGAGGAGACCGCGGCGGCGCTCGACCTCGAGCACTACGTCGTCGACGCGAAGGACGAATTCGCGGACCTCTGCTTCGAGTCCGTGACGGCGAACGCGACGTACCAGGGATACCCGCTCGGGACGGCGCTCGCTCGCCCCGTCATCGCGGAAGCGATCGCCGAGGTCGCCGCCGACGTCGGCGCGGACGCGGTCGCGCACGGCTGCACGGGCAAGGGGAACGACCAGTTGCGCTTCGAGGCGGTGTGGCGCGACACCGACCTGGACGTCGTCGCGCCCGTGCGCGAACTCGGACTGACGCGCGAGTTCGAGCAGGCGTACGCCGCCGAACTCGACCTCCCCGTAGAGGGCGGGAACGAGGGCGACTGGAGCATCGACACGAACCTCTGGAGCCGTAGCGTCGAGGGCAAGGACCTCGAGGACCCCGCGTACGTCCCGCCAGAGGAGATCTACGACTGGACGACCGAACCCGGCACGGTCACCGAACCCACGCTCGTCCAGGTCGGGTTCGCTGACGGCCTCCCGACGGGCGTCTCCGTCCTCGAGGGCCCCGAATCCGTCCAGGAGACCGCCGCCGAGGCGGTGACCGAGGCCGGGGACGCGGACGAGGCGACGACGGCGGTCGCGTCGGGCGAGCCGGTCGCGACCATCGAGTTCCTGAACGCGCTCGCGGGCGCGTACGGCGTCGGCCGCACGGACATGATGGAGGACCGCATGCTCGGCCTCAAGGTTCGCGAGAACTACGAGCACCCGGCGGCGTCGGTGCTGCACGCGGCCCACGAGGCCCTCGAGGGCCTCGTCCTGACGAAGGACGAGCGCGACTTCAAGGCGACCGTGGACGACGAGTGGTCCCAGAAGGCCTACGAGGGCCTCGTTCACTCGCCGCTCTCCGCCGCGCTCGGCGGGTTCCTCGACGTCGTGAGCGAGAAGACCGAGGGGACCGTGACGGTGAAGCTCGCCGCCGGCCAGGCGCGCGCGGTCGGCCGCGACAGCGAGCACGCGGTGTACTCGGAGTCCGCGGCGTCGTTCGACACGTCGACCGTGGACGGCATCGAGCAGGCCGACGCGACGGGCGTCGCGAAGTACCACGGGTTCCAGGACCGCCTGGCGAACTCGACGTCGACGACGAGCGAGAGCGAGGAGTCGACCGACGAGACGACGATCACGGCCGACGACTGA
- the argH gene encoding argininosuccinate lyase, whose amino-acid sequence MTEFRDNRTAAGDSGGSGGVGDDGVGNDGSTGRDGSGDGASGRGATDGGTAVRGERFSGGPARGFMSSLAGDERIFEADLAVDRAHVVMLAEQGVVSDDEAGQILQALNVVEVEEHQGLPDGEDVHEAIESKVIAIAGSVGGKMHTARSRNDEVAACIRYRLREDVLAALAAVNDARAALVEVADAEGETLMPGYTHLQSAQPTTVGHWALSYAGALARDADRLLDAYERVNESPLGAAAFAGTPFDVDRERTAELLGFSGLVTNATDAVAARDHLVEVASALANVATHLSGLAEDLVIFSSRGFVALDDAYASTSSIMPQKKNPDTLELVRATAGDASAGLNGLLSTLKGLPRAYNRDLQRATPHVWSAVDAVTEATEVAAGAVATADWPSDALAEAAGEGFATATAVADVLAMAGVPFRQAHEVVATASERSTAADDADGAGGSADGDAPSVETIAAAVADVLGEPMESFVDAARVADALDPAANVAMRDSVGGPAPDAVASQVASAADALSGDESAVAAKRDALELAHETLQDEVSTYV is encoded by the coding sequence ATGACGGAGTTCCGCGACAACCGCACGGCCGCTGGCGACTCCGGCGGGAGCGGCGGCGTCGGGGACGACGGCGTCGGGAACGACGGGAGCACCGGTCGCGACGGGAGCGGCGACGGGGCGAGCGGTCGCGGTGCGACCGACGGCGGGACGGCGGTCCGCGGCGAGCGCTTCAGCGGCGGCCCCGCCCGTGGATTCATGTCGTCGCTCGCTGGCGACGAGCGCATCTTCGAGGCGGACCTGGCGGTCGACCGCGCGCACGTCGTGATGCTCGCCGAGCAGGGCGTCGTGAGCGACGACGAGGCGGGCCAGATACTTCAGGCGCTGAACGTCGTGGAGGTCGAAGAGCACCAGGGGCTGCCCGACGGCGAGGACGTCCACGAGGCGATCGAGTCGAAGGTGATCGCGATCGCGGGGTCGGTTGGCGGGAAGATGCACACCGCCAGGTCGCGCAACGACGAGGTGGCGGCGTGCATCCGCTATCGCCTCCGCGAGGACGTCCTCGCGGCACTGGCGGCGGTGAACGACGCGCGCGCGGCGCTCGTCGAGGTGGCCGACGCCGAGGGCGAGACGCTGATGCCCGGTTACACCCACTTGCAGTCGGCGCAGCCGACGACGGTCGGGCACTGGGCGCTCTCGTACGCTGGCGCGCTCGCTCGCGACGCCGACCGCTTGCTCGACGCGTACGAGCGCGTGAACGAGTCCCCGCTGGGGGCGGCGGCGTTCGCGGGCACGCCGTTCGACGTGGACCGCGAGCGGACCGCAGAGCTGCTCGGATTCTCGGGGCTCGTGACGAACGCGACGGACGCGGTCGCCGCGCGCGACCACCTCGTGGAGGTCGCGAGCGCGCTCGCGAACGTCGCCACGCACCTGTCCGGGCTCGCGGAGGACCTCGTGATATTCTCGAGTCGCGGATTCGTCGCGCTCGACGACGCGTACGCGTCGACGTCCTCTATCATGCCCCAGAAGAAGAACCCGGACACGCTCGAGCTCGTTCGCGCGACCGCGGGCGACGCGAGCGCGGGCCTGAACGGCCTGCTCTCGACGCTGAAGGGCCTGCCGCGCGCGTACAACCGCGACCTCCAGCGTGCGACGCCGCACGTCTGGAGTGCGGTCGATGCGGTGACGGAGGCGACCGAGGTCGCGGCGGGCGCGGTCGCGACCGCCGACTGGCCGAGCGACGCGCTCGCCGAGGCGGCCGGCGAGGGGTTCGCGACGGCGACGGCGGTCGCGGACGTGCTCGCGATGGCGGGCGTCCCCTTCAGGCAGGCCCACGAGGTCGTCGCGACGGCGAGCGAACGCTCGACGGCCGCGGACGATGCGGACGGAGCTGGCGGTTCGGCTGACGGCGACGCACCGTCGGTCGAGACGATCGCTGCTGCGGTCGCGGACGTGCTCGGCGAGCCGATGGAGTCGTTCGTGGACGCGGCGAGGGTCGCGGACGCGCTCGATCCGGCGGCGAACGTCGCGATGCGCGACTCGGTCGGCGGGCCCGCGCCCGACGCGGTGGCGTCGCAGGTCGCGTCCGCGGCAGACGCGCTGTCGGGCGACGAGTCGGCGGTCGCGGCCAAGCGCGACGCGCTCGAACTGGCTCACGAGACGCTCCAGGACGAGGTGTCGACGTATGTTTGA
- the lysW gene encoding lysine biosynthesis protein LysW — MTTCTECGADVALHDDAEAGEIVDCTTCGAELEVIDVSPPVLEKAPELEEDWGE, encoded by the coding sequence ATGACGACATGCACCGAGTGCGGCGCCGACGTGGCGCTGCACGACGACGCGGAAGCCGGAGAGATCGTCGACTGCACGACCTGTGGCGCAGAGCTCGAAGTGATAGACGTCTCCCCGCCGGTCCTCGAGAAGGCCCCCGAGCTGGAAGAGGACTGGGGGGAGTGA
- the lysX gene encoding lysine biosynthesis protein LysX, with amino-acid sequence MNVGVLYSRIRQDEKLLLSELRERGHDVTKIDVRKQRFDLQEPPEAFAGLDVVVDRCMATSRSLYATKFCEQYGVPVVNSADTAETCADKVENSLALAAAGVPTPRTETSFTTDAAMETIEEFGYPCVLKPVMGSWGRLMAKIDSKSAAEAILEHKATLGHYEHKVFYVQEFVEKPGRDVRVLAVDGEPIAAMVRSGDHWLTNAAKGADTEAFELDDEAEELVQMASDAVGGGLLGVDLMETDGDATDWSYTVHEVNHTVEFKALNETVDVDVPAKVVDWLEAKVDAVEADAEDDADAEEAMAEVSD; translated from the coding sequence GTGAACGTCGGCGTCCTCTACTCGCGCATCCGCCAGGACGAGAAACTCCTGCTCTCGGAGCTGCGCGAGCGCGGGCACGACGTCACGAAGATCGACGTCCGCAAGCAGCGCTTCGACCTCCAGGAACCCCCCGAGGCGTTCGCGGGACTGGACGTCGTCGTCGACCGCTGCATGGCGACCTCGCGGAGCCTGTACGCGACGAAGTTCTGCGAGCAGTACGGCGTCCCCGTCGTGAACTCGGCTGATACCGCGGAGACGTGCGCGGACAAGGTCGAGAACTCGCTCGCGCTCGCCGCCGCCGGCGTCCCCACGCCGCGGACGGAGACGTCGTTCACGACCGACGCGGCGATGGAGACCATCGAGGAGTTCGGCTACCCCTGCGTCCTCAAGCCCGTCATGGGCTCGTGGGGCAGGTTGATGGCGAAGATCGACTCGAAGAGCGCCGCCGAGGCCATCCTCGAGCACAAGGCGACGCTCGGGCACTACGAGCACAAGGTGTTCTACGTCCAGGAGTTCGTCGAGAAGCCCGGCCGCGACGTCCGCGTCCTGGCGGTCGACGGCGAGCCGATCGCCGCGATGGTGCGCTCGGGCGACCACTGGTTGACGAACGCCGCGAAGGGCGCCGACACCGAAGCGTTCGAGCTCGACGACGAAGCCGAGGAGCTCGTGCAAATGGCGAGCGACGCCGTCGGCGGCGGCCTCCTGGGAGTGGACCTCATGGAGACCGACGGCGACGCGACCGACTGGTCGTACACCGTCCACGAGGTCAACCACACCGTCGAGTTCAAGGCGCTGAACGAGACCGTCGACGTCGACGTGCCCGCGAAGGTCGTCGACTGGCTGGAGGCGAAGGTCGACGCCGTCGAAGCCGACGCGGAGGACGACGCCGACGCCGAGGAAGCGATGGCGGAGGTGTCGGACTGA